Below is a window of Stygiolobus azoricus DNA.
AGTAGCTGCAGCATTGAAATATCATTTCGGTGTAGAAGTCGTTAAACTAGAAAAACTACCTGAGGTAGCCAGTCTTGTTGAGAAATATAGCGGGATTCCGATGCCTCCGAACTTCCCGATTACCGGTGATTACGCTTTTGTGCATAAAGCGGGAATTCACGTTGCCGGAATTCTTAACGACCCGTCAACATATGAATTTATGTCACCCCAAACTTTCGGAAGAAATAGAGATTATGTAATAGACAAATATACTGGAAAACATGCCCTTAAAGACAGATTCGAAAAGTTAGGTGTCAAGCTATCTGATAGTGAATTAGATCAAGTTTTAGCTAAAATAAAAGCAAATCCTAGTGCAAGATTCTATCGTGACGTAGATCTACTGGAACTTGCTGAGAATGTTACCGGGAGAATACTAAAACCAAGACCTCCTGAAAACATTCAGGCTATCGTATCCGTAAAATGCGACTCAAATGTTTACACAACTGCCGTAACTAGGCGCTTATCGGTAATTCAGGGGGTTAAAGAAGTAATGGAGATATCTGGAGATTATGATATAATAGTAAAGGTCGAGGCTAAAGATACTAATGAGTTAAATCAAATAATTGAGAGTATAAGATCAGTTAAGGGAGTCAGATCTACTCTTACATCTTTAGTCCTCAAAAAGTTGTAAAGTTTTTAACACCTTCTTACAAATCCGTGAAGTACGCATAGTTGTTATTTTTAACTTTCAACCTACCCTGCACATTTTTAATTTTTCAGTTACTTCATGAGAAGTAAGAAAGGAATCTCAAGTATATTAGGTGCTGTAATACTAGTGCAAATAATAATAATGTCACTATTACTAGTTCTATCTGTAGAAAAACAGCTAGGTTCATCATCTCAAAATCTAATAACTAGATTAAATTATTATTCGCAGAACTCTCCTCTCTCTATAATAGAAATTAATGGAAGCTATTACATAACTTCTCCCTCAAAACAATACATATGTTACGTAATATATCCGAATGAGCTAAAACCAATACGTGTGAAAATTAGTGTTCCAGTTTCTATAAACTCAATACTATTGGGACATCCGTGGGCTATTATTATTACAAATAAGGGCACTTGGTATAATATAACGTCTTTAGGAATATATTCTGATACGGGTAACAAATTATACTCTTTACAACAACTGGTTAGTATTGCTGGAATTCCGTATAATGGGAGCTTCCCAATACCTCAGAATGCAAGCCCAGATTGGGGTTATCTAAGAGGTATAAACACACCAGACCCCTTTGCTTTAGTACCTTTAAACTTGACTAAGGTATTAATAAATTATACAAATTATAACTTTATACCAATAGGTAAGAAGATTAATTACTCATATGCAATCACGGACACAATTTTAAAGATTGACCAAGCCGGTCAATACCAATGGATAAATTTGACATTCCAAGCACCATCTCCCAAGTTCTATTTCAATTCCTTGTTTTGGTCCGATGTTTACTATTTAGGTGGCTTATATCTTCCGGTTCATAGTGAAACTAAAAATAGTTATAATATCGGTTATATATATTATGCAATATATGTAGTAGAAACTGCAGCTTCTTGGGGTGGTGGTCCATTTTCACTCGGTCCATATACGCTAATAGAGAGCACTGTGAGTTCGGCCTATTCATATTACGGTAATATAAATTACAATCTCGGCTGGAGTTCTACAGCACTCGAATTTAACCCCAACGCCTTCTATCCACAACTTTTCCAGGTTGATATAAACCTACACAATTTAACAGTATACTACTACGTAGCGTATGGCACATCTTACTACCCAAATGGTTTACTTAATAAATGGGATTATATAGGCTATGTGAAGTTTACTAACGTCGCATTATTTAATAATTCACCTTTGTACATAGCTATTCCAAAGGGAGTTTATTTGTTAAACGTTAGTACTTGAAATAAGAATGTGTTTCCTATTCCCTTATATCATCATCTTTTTTATTACAATACCTTTTTACTATCTCTTGAATTATAGAAGATGTACTGGAATGCGCATACGTTGATATCCTTTGGGGCATTCGTATAATTTGAACGCTTTCTAAACCTCTTTTTTTAAGTTCATCAATTAGTTTATTTTCATCAACTTTCTGATCTGGTCCTAGGAATAACACGTCAGGCCGCACTCGTTCCACGCTCTTTAGGAAGTCGTTTTCGTCACCTAGGAAGGCTTCATAAACATATCTTATACTTTTTATTACCTCCAATCTATGATTTTCGTCATTTATGGGTCTTCTTCCCTTTACTTTTTCCGAATTTTTGTCCCTAGCTACAGCTACATATACTAACCCATATTTAGACGCCTCTTTAAGTAGTTCTATGTGCCCAGGATGAATAATGTCAAACGTTCCTGCTACGAATACTTTCTTCGGTATTTGTAGTTCTAAGTTTGTATTCTCGTTAAAAACAATAGAATCTAGCAGACCTTCTGCATAGACTATATCTACTAGAGCAGTTATATAGTCTCCCTTTTCCAGATAGTATTTGGCATCCTGCGTGTATTGTTGTGCTAAATCATAAATCTTTCTATATTTTTCTATAAAGAATGGAGGAACTTTCTTAAGTCTCTCCTCCATTCCTCTGATATATTTTTCAGCCCTATTTTTTACCTCTTCATCAGACATTTTAACCCCTCACTTTCCATAAAGTGCAGTGACTTAGAGGGATAAACTATTATATGTGGTTGGGGTTTAAACTGATAATTAACCACATCACTAAGTTTCATTGCTACAACCTCTTCGTCTTGACAGCCCAATCTTTGTCCCACAATTATCACATCGTCTCGTGAAATAACTTTCATTTTCTCCGTTTCTTCCATTTTAAGTAATAATGACACGGCTTCTTTTGCGCTCATTGGTTTACCGTCTCTTATATCTAAGTAAAAAATAGTATGAAGCTTACGCTCTTGATTTTCCTTAAGGACATAATAGGGTGTCATATCTATTTTATCACCGAAAGGATAAACTATGGTTACCGACTTTCCGAAACGATAAGAAGATAACATGCTTTTCGAGATCATGTAACAGTGAACCGAAACTCCCGGAACAATTAGAAATTCGTGACCTCTACTCTTAGCCTCTGTTATTAGACTAATATGGGTAGTTGCTATCATAGGATCACCTATGGTAGCAATGGCAATGTTTTTTCCTTCATCTAGATATTTGAGAATTATCTCGAAATTATTCTCCAATAGTGGGCGATTCGCTGACAATACACGAACATTATTCCCCGTTAGACTCGAGATTAACTCTTCGTTAATATCACACGAGAGGGACGTATAAGAGTCTAAATATATTATATCAGAAGAGGATAACTCTTCTATAGCCTTTTTAGTTATAAACTTACTGGACAGGCCTAAGCCAATTAGTTTTAACAGAGACACTTATGAAAGAGAGATTTATTAGATTTAAGATTTAGTATTACACTCATGAGTTAGGGATATGATGAGTTTAGCTTCTGACATTTTTATTGCTGAGGACCTGCCTGTAGTTTACGTAAAACCATTAAACGCCGTAGTATTATCTGACGTTCATATAGGTTATGAGGAGGATATGGCTTCTAAGGGAATTTTTATACCTAGAATTCAGAAGAAAAGATTTCTAACAATATACAAGAGAGCTCTCAAAGTCTTTAAAACTAACAAATTAATCGTGAACGGCGATTTTAAACACTCTTTTAGTAAATTAAGCAAACAAGAGAGGACTGAACTTACAGAAATACTTACCGCGCTTAAAGAGGAAGGAGTGGAATTAAAAGTTATAAGGGGTAATCATGACAATTATCTTTCTTCACTACTAGAGAAATTTGATAATGTGGAACTTTTAGATGAAATTGTTTATGATAAAATTACCATCTTTCACGGTCATAAGGAGATATCAATAGAGCAGGGTCATATTTATATAATAGGTCATGAACATCCGAGATTGAGCATAAGGGATAAGCTGGGATTTTCACATAAAATTCAGTGTTTCTTAAAGGTACCATTGAATGAAGGAGCAACAGCCATTGTCCTACCTGCAACCGGGACTTATCAGTCTGGTAACGGCATCTCGTTAATTCACACGAATTATATGTCACCTTTAATGAGAAAAAACGGAGTACTAGAAAAGGCTA
It encodes the following:
- a CDS encoding archaellin/type IV pilin N-terminal domain-containing protein, encoding MRSKKGISSILGAVILVQIIIMSLLLVLSVEKQLGSSSQNLITRLNYYSQNSPLSIIEINGSYYITSPSKQYICYVIYPNELKPIRVKISVPVSINSILLGHPWAIIITNKGTWYNITSLGIYSDTGNKLYSLQQLVSIAGIPYNGSFPIPQNASPDWGYLRGINTPDPFALVPLNLTKVLINYTNYNFIPIGKKINYSYAITDTILKIDQAGQYQWINLTFQAPSPKFYFNSLFWSDVYYLGGLYLPVHSETKNSYNIGYIYYAIYVVETAASWGGGPFSLGPYTLIESTVSSAYSYYGNINYNLGWSSTALEFNPNAFYPQLFQVDINLHNLTVYYYVAYGTSYYPNGLLNKWDYIGYVKFTNVALFNNSPLYIAIPKGVYLLNVST
- a CDS encoding DUF357 domain-containing protein, yielding MSDEEVKNRAEKYIRGMEERLKKVPPFFIEKYRKIYDLAQQYTQDAKYYLEKGDYITALVDIVYAEGLLDSIVFNENTNLELQIPKKVFVAGTFDIIHPGHIELLKEASKYGLVYVAVARDKNSEKVKGRRPINDENHRLEVIKSIRYVYEAFLGDENDFLKSVERVRPDVLFLGPDQKVDENKLIDELKKRGLESVQIIRMPQRISTYAHSSTSSIIQEIVKRYCNKKDDDIRE
- the dph5 gene encoding diphthine synthase — protein: MSLLKLIGLGLSSKFITKKAIEELSSSDIIYLDSYTSLSCDINEELISSLTGNNVRVLSANRPLLENNFEIILKYLDEGKNIAIATIGDPMIATTHISLITEAKSRGHEFLIVPGVSVHCYMISKSMLSSYRFGKSVTIVYPFGDKIDMTPYYVLKENQERKLHTIFYLDIRDGKPMSAKEAVSLLLKMEETEKMKVISRDDVIIVGQRLGCQDEEVVAMKLSDVVNYQFKPQPHIIVYPSKSLHFMESEGLKCLMKR
- a CDS encoding metallophosphoesterase, yielding MMSLASDIFIAEDLPVVYVKPLNAVVLSDVHIGYEEDMASKGIFIPRIQKKRFLTIYKRALKVFKTNKLIVNGDFKHSFSKLSKQERTELTEILTALKEEGVELKVIRGNHDNYLSSLLEKFDNVELLDEIVYDKITIFHGHKEISIEQGHIYIIGHEHPRLSIRDKLGFSHKIQCFLKVPLNEGATAIVLPATGTYQSGNGISLIHTNYMSPLMRKNGVLEKAKPYGIIEGQGIMEFPELGLLKDLII